CGCCCATCCATCGAACCACCGGATCGTCAAGCAGATGCGCGTCACCTTCCTCGGCACCGCAGCAGCCCGCCCAACCGTGGGCCGCAACGTCTCGTCGCTCGTGATCCAGCGCGAGGGCGACGTGATGGTGTTCGACTGCGGCGAGGGCACGCAGCGGCAGATGATGCGCTACGGCACGGGGTTCAGCTTCAACGACATCTTCTTCACGCACCTGCACGCCGACCACTTCCTGGGCGTGATCGGCCTTCTTCGCACGCTGGGCCTCCAGGCGCGCGAGGAGCCCGTGGATCTGTGGACGCCGCGCGGAACCGAGCCGCTACTCCGGCAGGCGGTGGACCTGGGCGTGGAGCGCGTGCCGTTCGAGGTGCGCATCCACGGCCTGGACCACGGCGAGGCGGTGGAGCGCGGCGCGTATGCCATCGTCCCGTTCCGCACGCAGCACGGGCCGCGCAGCCTGGGCTACGGCGTGGTGGAGAACGAGCGCCTGGGCCGCTTCAACGCCGCGAAGGCGCGGGAGATGGGCATCCCCGAAGGCCCGCTCTGGGGCAAGCTGCACCACGGCGAGACGGTGGATGTGGATGGCCGCACCGTCACCGCCGCTGACGTCGTCGGTCCGCCGCGCCCTGGCAAGCGCGTGGTCTACACGGGAGATACTCGGCCGGCGCCCGCCACCCGCGAAGCCGCCGCCGGCGCCGATCTGCTCATCCACGAAGCCACTTTCGCCCACGACGAGGCCGACCGTGCCGTCGCGACCGGCCACTCGACCGCCCGCGAAGCCGCCGAGGTCGCTGCCGACGCGGGCGTCCTGCGCCTCGCGCTGACGCACTTCTCCCCACGCTACGCCGACGACCCGCGCTTCCTGGAGCGCGAGGCCCGCGCCGTCTTCCCCGAAGTCGTCTCCGCCTACGACGGCCTGGTGATCGAGGTCCCGTACCGCGACGAGTAGGTCAGCACTACGGAGTTCGATGGCGGCAACCGATTCCGGCAGGCGTGGAGAGGGAAGCCGCGTCGATCGTCCATCAAAATCCTTGCGTCTCCGATCTCTCGCGACCATACGTCCGATGCGAGTGTGACCGCACCTGCCCCCCTTGCGCCAGATTTAGCTTCTATCAAGCCAAATTCTGTGGCATCCTTGCTGCCTCACCTCCACCTTCGAGGTCCCCCGTGCATCCGAACGAGCAACTGCTGGAACGGCTCTACTCGAGCCTGCGCGACCGTGACGCTGCCGGGATGGCCACCTGCTACGCTCCCGATGCAACTTTCCGAGACATTGCCTTCGAGCTGAACGGCATCAACCAGATCCAGGCGATGTGGGACATGGTCTGCCGTGCGAAGGACTTCCGGGCGTCGTTCGATGGGGTCCGGGCGGATGATGCCGCCGGAAGCGCGGACGTGGTCGACGATTACATCTACGGCGATACAGGCGCCCCCGTCCACAACGTGATCCACTCCGAGTTCGTCTTTCGGAATGGGCTCATCGTGGAGCACCGGGATTCGTGCGATGCGCTGGTGTGGGGCAGACAAGCGCTC
This window of the Longimicrobiaceae bacterium genome carries:
- a CDS encoding ribonuclease Z; translated protein: MRVTFLGTAAARPTVGRNVSSLVIQREGDVMVFDCGEGTQRQMMRYGTGFSFNDIFFTHLHADHFLGVIGLLRTLGLQAREEPVDLWTPRGTEPLLRQAVDLGVERVPFEVRIHGLDHGEAVERGAYAIVPFRTQHGPRSLGYGVVENERLGRFNAAKAREMGIPEGPLWGKLHHGETVDVDGRTVTAADVVGPPRPGKRVVYTGDTRPAPATREAAAGADLLIHEATFAHDEADRAVATGHSTAREAAEVAADAGVLRLALTHFSPRYADDPRFLEREARAVFPEVVSAYDGLVIEVPYRDE
- a CDS encoding nuclear transport factor 2 family protein, whose product is MHPNEQLLERLYSSLRDRDAAGMATCYAPDATFRDIAFELNGINQIQAMWDMVCRAKDFRASFDGVRADDAAGSADVVDDYIYGDTGAPVHNVIHSEFVFRNGLIVEHRDSCDALVWGRQAL